The following are encoded together in the Tepidiforma bonchosmolovskayae genome:
- a CDS encoding class I SAM-dependent methyltransferase, with the protein MSNAAGHRRFAAAWDWLSRHESARERRLRARLAGQAAGRILEIGYGVGSNWPHLPADVSYVGIEPDPFMRERAERHRPPDRQLDLRDGDAQALDFPDASFDTVLATLVFCTIPDQQKALREVRRVLAPGGRLLFWEHVNAGSRLGRAVLNAITPLWKRVGGGCHPNRDTLQAIREAGFSVQELKVTKIGPLPAIVGVASVGREASA; encoded by the coding sequence ATGTCGAACGCCGCCGGCCATCGCCGTTTTGCGGCCGCCTGGGACTGGCTCTCCCGCCACGAAAGCGCCCGTGAGCGCAGGCTCCGCGCCCGCCTGGCCGGGCAGGCCGCCGGCCGCATCCTCGAAATCGGGTACGGCGTGGGCTCCAACTGGCCGCACCTGCCCGCTGACGTCTCCTATGTCGGCATCGAGCCCGACCCGTTCATGCGCGAGCGGGCCGAACGCCACCGCCCGCCGGACCGGCAGCTCGACCTTCGCGACGGCGATGCCCAGGCGCTCGACTTCCCGGACGCCAGCTTCGATACGGTGCTGGCCACCCTCGTCTTCTGCACGATTCCTGACCAACAAAAGGCGCTGCGGGAAGTGCGCCGGGTCCTTGCCCCCGGGGGCCGCCTGCTGTTTTGGGAGCACGTCAATGCCGGCTCGCGCCTCGGGCGCGCCGTGCTGAACGCCATCACTCCCCTCTGGAAGCGCGTCGGCGGCGGATGCCACCCCAACCGCGACACCCTCCAGGCGATCCGGGAAGCCGGGTTCTCCGTCCAGGAACTCAAGGTCACCAAAATTGGCCCGCTGCCGGCGATCGTCGGCGTCGCGAGTGTCGGACGGGAGGCCTCAGCGTGA
- a CDS encoding CaiB/BaiF CoA transferase family protein, translating into MFPNVPHTGLPLSGLVVLDCTIWQQGTYATAMLADFGADVIKIEGPDSPDPGRGLSEAYFESHNRNKRGIVVDLKHPLGRETVLRLAEQADVFVQNLRQGVMDRLGLGYEAVRARNPSIIYATASGYGSKGPHARWPAMDILGQARGGTMMVQGAPDQPPVFSFGGMADQVGAISLSYGILLALIHRARTGEGQHVEASLLGGQVMLQSFNITGTLFTGQVPPRRSREDAAPLWNVYRCRDGGWIALSMAQLSRWWAPFCEAVGRPDLRDDPRFCALPAHMDHRRELIAELDRIFAAKDQWEWVEELCGQGLPIAPVQDYAQVIRDPQVVANDYIVEYDHRSGERRKMVGPAVQLGATPGRIARGAPEFDEHTEQVLLEFGFSWDDIQELRGQGAIGAR; encoded by the coding sequence ATGTTCCCCAATGTTCCCCATACCGGGCTCCCGCTCTCGGGGCTCGTGGTTCTCGATTGCACAATCTGGCAGCAGGGTACGTATGCGACGGCGATGCTGGCAGATTTCGGCGCAGATGTCATCAAGATTGAGGGCCCGGACTCACCCGACCCCGGGCGCGGCCTGAGCGAGGCGTACTTTGAAAGCCACAACCGGAACAAACGGGGGATTGTCGTCGACCTGAAGCACCCGCTTGGCCGCGAGACCGTCCTGCGCCTCGCAGAGCAGGCGGATGTCTTCGTGCAGAACCTCCGGCAGGGGGTGATGGACCGCCTCGGCCTGGGGTACGAAGCCGTTCGGGCGCGGAACCCGAGCATTATCTACGCCACAGCCTCCGGCTACGGCTCGAAGGGCCCCCACGCCCGGTGGCCGGCGATGGATATCCTGGGCCAGGCGCGCGGCGGCACGATGATGGTGCAGGGCGCTCCGGACCAGCCTCCCGTCTTTTCGTTCGGGGGGATGGCTGACCAGGTCGGCGCGATTTCGCTCAGCTACGGCATCCTGCTGGCCCTCATCCACCGGGCGCGCACGGGTGAAGGCCAGCACGTCGAAGCCTCGCTCCTCGGCGGACAGGTGATGCTCCAGTCGTTCAACATCACCGGCACACTCTTTACCGGGCAGGTGCCGCCCCGCCGCTCACGGGAAGATGCCGCGCCGCTCTGGAATGTGTACCGGTGCCGGGATGGGGGGTGGATCGCGCTGAGCATGGCCCAGCTCAGCCGCTGGTGGGCACCGTTCTGCGAGGCGGTCGGGCGGCCCGACCTGCGCGACGACCCCCGATTCTGCGCCCTGCCGGCGCACATGGACCACCGCCGCGAGCTGATTGCCGAGCTGGACCGCATCTTCGCGGCGAAGGACCAGTGGGAGTGGGTCGAGGAGCTGTGCGGTCAGGGCCTGCCCATCGCCCCGGTCCAGGACTACGCCCAGGTCATCCGCGACCCCCAGGTCGTGGCCAACGACTACATCGTTGAGTACGACCACCGCTCCGGAGAGCGGCGGAAGATGGTGGGGCCGGCGGTGCAGCTCGGGGCGACGCCGGGGCGGATTGCGCGGGGCGCTCCGGAGTTCGACGAGCACACCGAGCAGGTGCTGCTGGAGTTCGGGTTCAGCTGGGACGACATCCAGGAGCTGCGCGGCCAGGGCGCGATTGGGGCTCGCTGA
- the glmS gene encoding glutamine--fructose-6-phosphate transaminase (isomerizing) produces the protein MCGIVGYAGGRPAVPILLRALKDLEYRGYDSAGIAVLDGDRLAITKKQGKIANLEAALGPAPAGTVGIGHTRWATHGRPSDRNAHPHSSCDGRVVVIHNGIVENYAALRDELQARGHTFHSETDTETVAHLLEAEMAAGADLFEALARTARRLEGSQALVAMSLDEPGTLVAARLGNAGGIVIGFGDGETVVASDLAAVLPLTQEVAFLADGQVARVTPAGAEAKTVTGEPVALQRKRIPIDPVTALKGQYPHFMLKEIHEQPEAIADTIWSLATLDPPALYFDDLGPAADRLADIERVVLIGMGTSLHAAMVGQRYIEAFAGIPADADNASEFRYREPVLDDRTLVISVSQSGETVDVLEAMAVARQAGALQVTVCNTAGAQTTRVADGTVYTRAGLERGVASTKCFTTAVVALYLLALRIAQAKGRLSDRELALHLHDLAQLPRAVSEVLRQQDLVRKRAVSLAAAQHVLFLGRGLAFPVAMEGALKLKEVSYIHAEGYAAGEMKHGPIALIEPSFPTVAIATRHALRTKMISNIEQIQARGGPVTGVVTEGDAELTALCDAVLTVPAVSSWLEPVAAVIPLQLLAYDVAVHRGCDVDQPRNLAKTVTVE, from the coding sequence ATGTGCGGGATTGTCGGGTACGCCGGAGGCCGTCCGGCCGTGCCCATCCTCCTGCGAGCCCTGAAGGACCTCGAGTACCGCGGCTATGACTCTGCCGGCATCGCCGTGCTCGATGGCGACCGCCTCGCAATCACGAAGAAACAGGGGAAGATCGCCAACCTCGAGGCTGCCCTCGGGCCGGCGCCGGCCGGCACCGTCGGCATCGGCCACACCCGCTGGGCCACCCACGGCCGGCCCAGCGACCGGAACGCGCACCCCCACAGCTCGTGTGATGGCCGGGTGGTCGTCATCCATAACGGCATCGTCGAGAACTACGCCGCCCTGCGCGATGAGCTGCAGGCACGCGGCCACACGTTCCACAGCGAAACCGACACCGAAACGGTCGCCCATCTGCTTGAAGCCGAAATGGCCGCCGGCGCTGACCTCTTCGAAGCGCTCGCCCGGACCGCACGCCGGCTCGAGGGCTCGCAGGCGCTGGTGGCGATGTCGCTCGACGAGCCGGGCACGCTTGTCGCCGCGCGCCTCGGCAACGCGGGCGGCATTGTCATCGGCTTCGGCGACGGCGAAACCGTCGTCGCCAGCGACCTCGCTGCCGTGCTCCCGCTGACGCAGGAGGTCGCGTTTCTGGCCGATGGGCAGGTCGCCCGCGTGACGCCCGCGGGGGCTGAAGCGAAAACGGTGACCGGAGAGCCGGTAGCTCTCCAGCGCAAGCGCATTCCCATCGACCCGGTCACCGCGCTCAAAGGCCAGTACCCCCACTTCATGCTCAAGGAAATCCACGAGCAGCCGGAGGCTATCGCCGACACAATCTGGAGCCTCGCAACGCTCGACCCGCCGGCGCTCTACTTCGATGACCTCGGTCCGGCCGCAGACCGGCTGGCGGACATCGAGCGGGTGGTGCTCATCGGCATGGGTACGAGCCTCCACGCCGCAATGGTCGGCCAGCGCTACATCGAGGCCTTCGCGGGCATCCCCGCGGACGCCGACAATGCTTCGGAATTCCGCTATCGCGAGCCAGTGCTCGACGACCGCACGCTGGTCATCAGCGTCTCCCAGTCAGGCGAGACGGTCGACGTGCTCGAAGCGATGGCCGTGGCCCGCCAAGCGGGAGCTCTGCAGGTGACGGTCTGCAACACAGCCGGGGCACAGACCACGCGCGTCGCCGATGGCACGGTCTACACCCGTGCCGGACTGGAACGGGGAGTTGCCAGCACAAAGTGCTTCACGACCGCGGTCGTCGCCCTGTACCTGCTGGCGCTGCGCATCGCCCAGGCGAAAGGGCGGCTCTCTGACCGCGAGCTCGCCCTCCACCTGCACGACCTCGCGCAGCTGCCGCGGGCCGTCTCGGAGGTCCTTCGACAGCAGGACCTGGTTCGCAAGCGGGCCGTGTCCCTCGCCGCTGCCCAGCACGTCCTGTTCCTCGGGCGCGGACTCGCGTTCCCGGTCGCTATGGAGGGTGCGCTGAAGCTGAAGGAGGTCTCCTACATCCACGCGGAAGGCTACGCCGCCGGCGAGATGAAGCACGGGCCGATCGCGCTGATCGAACCGTCATTCCCAACGGTCGCCATCGCGACACGCCATGCGCTGCGCACGAAGATGATTTCGAACATCGAGCAGATCCAGGCGCGGGGCGGTCCCGTTACCGGAGTGGTGACGGAAGGCGACGCCGAGCTGACGGCGCTTTGTGATGCCGTGCTAACGGTCCCTGCTGTTTCGTCGTGGCTCGAGCCCGTGGCGGCCGTGATCCCCCTGCAGCTTCTCGCCTACGATGTGGCGGTACACCGCGGCTGCGACGTGGACCAGCCGCGGAACCTCGCCAAAACGGTGACGGTCGAATGA
- a CDS encoding metal-sensitive transcriptional regulator, with translation MTPETRRQALRRIKIIAGQVAALEKQIEDDRYCMDILDLSLSIQRALRSLDALVLDGHLKTHVVEMIRSGEEEKAIAELQRLYRTQGPSEP, from the coding sequence ATGACACCGGAAACCCGCCGCCAGGCGCTTCGACGGATCAAGATCATCGCCGGCCAGGTTGCCGCCCTTGAGAAGCAGATCGAGGACGACCGCTACTGCATGGACATCCTCGACCTGTCGCTCTCGATACAGCGCGCTCTTCGCAGCCTGGACGCCCTCGTGCTCGACGGGCACCTGAAAACCCACGTCGTCGAGATGATCCGCAGCGGCGAAGAGGAGAAAGCAATCGCCGAACTTCAGCGCCTGTACCGCACGCAGGGCCCAAGCGAACCCTAA
- a CDS encoding CopZ family metallochaperone — translation MAQTIELSITGMTCDHCVNAVTGALKSVPGVQDAVVSLAEKAARVTGENLDPAKLIEAVKEEGYEAATR, via the coding sequence ATGGCACAGACAATCGAACTCAGCATCACCGGAATGACCTGCGACCACTGCGTGAACGCGGTGACCGGCGCACTCAAGTCGGTTCCGGGGGTCCAGGACGCCGTCGTGAGCCTCGCAGAGAAGGCGGCCCGCGTCACGGGCGAGAATCTCGACCCTGCGAAGCTCATCGAAGCCGTAAAAGAAGAGGGGTACGAGGCCGCCACACGGTAA
- a CDS encoding deoxyribonuclease IV — MRIGAHVSSAGGPHLAFERAASIGAEVVQLFVSAPQQWKLPALTPDQIARFNRAREASGMPAFFHGVYLMNFGSQDPAILEKSQASLRAYHRLAGELGVVGTIFHIGSHLGAGFDGAMVERIAGMLAGILAEEPDNPALLILENNAGQGNCIGGRFAELGAIVRAMGSPPNVGICFDTCHAYAMGYDIATPAGLDTTLEEFDRELGLQRLVAVHANDTKQPIGTFRDRHENIGEGHLGVDGFRTLMAHPAFAEVPFILEVPGFDGHGPDEENIRRLKQLREGLGLPAPDMPPIEAIRQAACAEVSR; from the coding sequence GTGAGAATCGGAGCGCATGTCTCGAGCGCCGGCGGCCCGCATCTCGCGTTCGAGCGGGCGGCTTCCATCGGTGCAGAGGTGGTCCAGCTCTTCGTCAGCGCGCCGCAGCAGTGGAAGCTCCCCGCGCTCACCCCTGACCAGATTGCACGGTTCAATCGTGCCCGCGAAGCGTCGGGCATGCCGGCGTTCTTCCATGGCGTCTACCTCATGAACTTCGGCAGCCAGGACCCCGCTATTCTCGAGAAATCGCAGGCCTCCCTGCGCGCCTATCACCGGCTCGCCGGCGAGCTGGGGGTCGTCGGCACCATCTTCCACATCGGCAGTCACCTCGGCGCCGGGTTCGACGGCGCGATGGTCGAGCGCATTGCGGGCATGCTGGCCGGCATTCTCGCCGAAGAGCCGGACAACCCGGCGCTGCTGATCCTTGAGAACAACGCCGGGCAGGGAAACTGCATCGGCGGGCGGTTCGCCGAGCTCGGCGCCATCGTTCGGGCGATGGGCAGTCCGCCGAACGTCGGAATTTGCTTCGACACCTGCCACGCCTACGCCATGGGATACGACATCGCGACGCCAGCCGGCCTGGACACCACGCTCGAGGAGTTCGACCGGGAGCTCGGCCTCCAGCGCCTCGTCGCGGTCCACGCGAACGACACGAAACAGCCGATTGGCACGTTCCGCGACCGCCACGAGAACATCGGCGAGGGGCATCTGGGTGTCGACGGATTCCGGACGCTGATGGCGCACCCGGCGTTCGCTGAGGTGCCGTTTATCCTCGAAGTTCCCGGCTTTGATGGGCATGGCCCCGACGAGGAGAATATCCGGCGGCTCAAGCAGCTCCGGGAAGGTCTCGGCCTGCCGGCCCCGGACATGCCTCCCATCGAGGCGATCCGCCAGGCCGCATGCGCAGAAGTTTCGCGATAA